From the genome of Marixanthomonas ophiurae, one region includes:
- a CDS encoding DUF7793 family protein, producing the protein MLDFFENDYATYKLSDGILSIRYHSDVSIDFDAAVQIVKDRLLLQQGEHLPVLCDIRGVKEINKSARGYLAVEGSVLIKAAAFIVESPVSEVLSSFYLRTSKPPIPNRSFQSIEEAKRFLNSF; encoded by the coding sequence ATGTTGGATTTTTTTGAAAATGATTATGCTACCTACAAGCTAAGCGATGGTATCTTAAGTATAAGATATCACAGTGATGTAAGTATAGATTTTGATGCGGCAGTACAAATAGTCAAAGACCGACTTTTGTTACAGCAAGGGGAACATTTACCGGTTTTGTGCGATATCCGTGGGGTAAAGGAAATCAACAAATCAGCACGTGGCTATTTGGCAGTGGAGGGTTCTGTTTTAATAAAAGCAGCGGCGTTTATTGTTGAATCCCCAGTTTCAGAGGTTTTGTCCAGTTTTTACTTGCGCACCAGTAAACCTCCTATACCAAACCGTTCCTTTCAATCAATTGAGGAGGCTAAAAGATTTTTAAATAGCTTTTAA
- a CDS encoding helix-turn-helix domain-containing protein has product MPERLKHIEKMLMEMSTGNFFYRVERSVKNDNVEALVVVLNMMAEEIQEAMVHQGYVQAHGTIKHIVQMSFILDDKGHIQATNQRTCSILSTLYSEIIEKPFAVFLDESSKVKWQNTWKTLKQKGIYENSVELAFKTKSNLVVPSVCYITTFKVEHSEPKKTLITVVHHSNDRDRLEKELKRSVTKSKKKKGSKNSLPKKPKIRLSFEDIKKLRKGRDIIINNLEKDFPSLKDFALQIGTNEFKLKYGFKELYGTSVYRFLKNERLRKSKMLVQYSDLHIKTIAHMIGFKSVPHFSRSFKKRYGFTPSALRKKSI; this is encoded by the coding sequence ATGCCCGAAAGGTTAAAACATATCGAAAAAATGCTGATGGAAATGAGTACCGGTAATTTTTTCTACCGGGTGGAACGGTCTGTCAAAAATGACAATGTAGAGGCATTGGTGGTCGTTTTGAATATGATGGCCGAAGAGATACAGGAAGCCATGGTACACCAAGGATATGTACAAGCCCACGGAACCATCAAACATATTGTACAGATGAGTTTTATACTTGATGATAAAGGACATATCCAAGCCACTAACCAAAGAACCTGTAGTATTTTATCCACTTTGTATTCAGAGATCATTGAAAAACCATTTGCTGTTTTTTTAGATGAAAGCTCCAAAGTGAAATGGCAAAATACCTGGAAAACCCTTAAACAAAAAGGCATCTATGAAAATTCGGTGGAACTGGCGTTTAAGACCAAAAGCAACCTTGTGGTCCCAAGCGTTTGTTATATTACCACTTTCAAAGTTGAACATTCTGAACCGAAGAAAACACTGATAACAGTAGTCCATCACTCTAACGATCGGGACAGACTTGAAAAAGAGTTAAAGCGAAGTGTGACAAAATCAAAAAAGAAAAAAGGGAGCAAAAACTCCCTTCCTAAAAAACCAAAAATCCGTTTGAGCTTTGAGGATATTAAAAAATTAAGAAAAGGGCGTGATATCATCATAAACAACCTTGAGAAGGACTTTCCTTCTTTAAAAGATTTTGCGCTTCAAATAGGAACCAATGAGTTCAAACTTAAATACGGATTTAAAGAACTGTATGGGACAAGTGTGTACCGTTTCTTGAAAAATGAAAGGTTGAGAAAATCAAAAATGTTGGTACAATACAGTGATCTGCATATAAAGACAATTGCACATATGATTGGGTTTAAAAGTGTTCCACATTTTTCAAGGTCATTTAAGAAACGATACGGGTTTACCCCGAGTGCTCTTCGTAAAAAATCCATTTAA
- a CDS encoding MauE/DoxX family redox-associated membrane protein, whose protein sequence is MIRIKVRYHLAVKLISFLFVILFVYAATSKLLDYKTFTLQLAQSPLLSAYAGIITWSVPGLEILIAIFLILPRYRKIGLYASFFLMVLFTTYIYIILNYADFVPCSCGGVLENLNWTQHFTLNIIFICLAIAAILMGVKTRCIKKIILIGVFAITGVGAVVLLFNLSEEKMQRNNAFLRRYIPHYIEKIHSWDLKFNSYYLAGLENGQIYLGNSTAPLKIVTLDTSLSKAENRRITLDNMELPYRAVRFKVFGTNIWVYDGTVPIILKGNTSNLNAKTIFRDPYYISELIPIDSSKTIIRVLVDKNIIGVFSENTPRIKFNSSILNDQGNGVFDTDGQLIYNRLLKKLIFTYYYRNEFIVFDPDLDIDYRGKTIDTVSRAVLNIVNLNSSNKTKLGAQSLLINAKTATDSHFLYIASPRLGKSEPEELLDVATVIDVYDLIDKSYQFSFYLYHQEGKKMSEFMIRDYKLYALMGDEIIIFKMKEN, encoded by the coding sequence ATGATTCGCATTAAAGTAAGATACCATTTAGCTGTAAAACTTATCAGCTTTCTTTTTGTCATATTGTTCGTATATGCCGCAACTAGTAAACTTCTGGATTATAAAACTTTTACCCTTCAACTGGCACAATCACCACTGCTAAGTGCATATGCTGGTATTATTACTTGGTCGGTGCCAGGACTGGAAATACTCATTGCTATATTTTTAATACTGCCCCGTTATAGAAAAATAGGCCTGTACGCTTCCTTCTTTCTGATGGTACTCTTTACAACCTATATCTATATTATTCTTAACTATGCTGACTTTGTACCTTGTTCATGCGGAGGGGTATTGGAAAATTTGAATTGGACGCAACACTTTACATTAAATATTATTTTTATATGTCTTGCCATTGCTGCTATTCTAATGGGTGTAAAAACAAGGTGTATAAAAAAAATAATTTTAATCGGTGTATTTGCTATCACTGGGGTGGGAGCGGTAGTCCTACTTTTTAATTTATCGGAAGAGAAAATGCAACGCAATAATGCTTTTCTTAGAAGATACATTCCACATTATATTGAAAAGATTCATTCTTGGGATTTAAAATTCAATTCATATTATTTGGCTGGTTTAGAAAATGGCCAAATTTATCTTGGAAATTCAACGGCACCTTTAAAAATTGTAACTCTGGATACCTCTTTGTCAAAGGCTGAAAATCGTAGGATAACTTTGGATAACATGGAATTGCCTTACAGAGCAGTAAGGTTTAAAGTTTTTGGGACTAATATCTGGGTTTATGATGGAACAGTGCCAATAATTCTAAAAGGAAATACATCAAATTTAAATGCTAAAACAATATTCAGAGATCCTTATTATATATCTGAATTAATTCCCATTGATTCCTCGAAAACTATAATCCGAGTGCTCGTTGATAAAAATATAATAGGAGTTTTTTCTGAAAATACGCCTCGGATAAAATTCAACTCATCCATTTTGAATGATCAAGGTAATGGGGTGTTTGACACCGACGGTCAGTTGATTTATAATAGACTATTGAAAAAATTAATATTCACTTATTATTATCGAAATGAATTTATTGTGTTTGATCCAGACTTAGATATTGATTACCGGGGCAAAACAATTGACACAGTAAGTCGAGCTGTTTTAAATATTGTCAATTTAAATTCTAGTAACAAAACAAAATTGGGGGCTCAATCATTATTAATAAATGCAAAAACAGCTACAGACTCTCATTTTCTTTACATAGCGTCGCCACGTCTAGGCAAATCAGAACCTGAAGAATTATTAGATGTAGCAACTGTAATTGATGTCTACGATCTTATCGATAAAAGCTATCAATTTAGTTTTTATTTATACCATCAAGAAGGTAAGAAGATGAGTGAATTTATGATAAGAGATTATAAATTATACGCATTGATGGGGGATGAAATTATCATTTTTAAAATGAAAGAAAACTAA
- a CDS encoding DUF6520 family protein, whose translation MKTKKRKLVLPLMAFLFAIAAAFATQENHEEDTALVPGYIRVNNVCQPAQECSTVFGEICTYQGKPVFGMTGSSDCNLPLYFPKK comes from the coding sequence ATGAAAACTAAAAAAAGAAAATTAGTATTACCGTTAATGGCTTTTTTGTTTGCAATTGCAGCTGCATTTGCAACACAGGAAAATCATGAGGAAGATACAGCATTAGTGCCAGGTTATATTCGTGTAAACAACGTTTGCCAACCTGCCCAAGAATGTAGTACAGTATTTGGGGAGATCTGTACCTATCAAGGAAAACCTGTTTTTGGAATGACAGGTTCATCCGACTGTAATTTACCCTTATATTTCCCTAAAAAATAA
- a CDS encoding S9 family peptidase: MLDYNILIGTRRLEISHFIIIFLFTVNACPIFGQALSPESPVKIQGYNSAHIYWLNLSTNGNWATWNLHYESDADTLMVKNTENGIKYNLPKGTNGKFANSNKLFIYTTNDNQVKMLNLNNGHNEIIPEAYKFQLSKSGRYLALKIKSDKGYSLLIKDLEQNRNLRLSGIMQYANAFNPKKPWLVYTTEVNNKKSIKLLDLKKFESLKLIESKNSDYFNLSWSDDGKSLLFMEKVSYSQKEYYTNRLYKFSMHTTPKLMYLDAYKNSSFPVGHTISNRKPFLSENGNNVFFYLEKIQKKNNNSNPSKVEIWKGSDALIPVTKKHKNRSNGPWLATWDLKANSITPIGNPQYPEAVLTGNEENAVLYNNWEHEPQEKAAADIDLQIYSLKKKSVTPLVTNFKNKNGHLIISNNSDFIVYFKNKDWWVYNIAESSHKNLTAELNTTFIRDSTYYKSSRVAYGFGGWLTENNAILLYDEYDIWLIELDGSRKVKLTSGNQNKIQYRLSNVGLINRKSNLIKYSKPEYNLKKGLILKATGTLGRTGYLKWKKNKPLQKIVFGASYISAMKKLNKTGYLYIRETQNTPPQIIYKRKGSEEKKLYQSNETAAKLFKSKREIIEYPDQNGELLKGILMYPVHFDPSKKYPMIVQIYEKVSETFYKFKLPDKLKDNGISKRTFSQNGYFILLPDISYTTGNPGFSAVHCVKSAVNEALKYNFINKTKIGLAGHSFGGYETAFIISQTDMFAAAVASSGIMDLTSLYFSIDEYYTKKSTMWRFEDDQMRFEKPYFEIQKNYLNNSPIQHANKIKTPLLLWAGKKDLLVDYSQSLEMFLALRRLKKEVKMLLYEDEGHTLLNFENQINNEVQVKNWFDTYLK, from the coding sequence ATGTTAGACTATAATATTTTAATCGGTACAAGAAGATTAGAAATTAGCCACTTTATAATCATTTTCTTGTTCACTGTAAATGCCTGTCCAATTTTTGGGCAGGCTTTAAGTCCAGAAAGCCCAGTAAAAATACAAGGTTACAATAGTGCTCATATTTATTGGCTAAACCTTTCAACCAATGGAAATTGGGCTACGTGGAATTTACACTACGAAAGTGATGCAGATACGCTGATGGTAAAAAACACAGAAAATGGAATTAAATATAATCTACCAAAGGGTACGAATGGTAAGTTTGCGAATAGCAATAAACTCTTCATTTATACCACTAATGATAATCAGGTGAAAATGTTGAATTTAAATAATGGACACAATGAAATAATCCCAGAAGCCTATAAATTTCAATTAAGTAAATCCGGCCGATATCTAGCCCTTAAAATAAAATCAGATAAAGGATATAGTCTATTAATTAAAGACTTAGAGCAAAATAGAAATTTGAGACTATCTGGTATAATGCAATATGCAAATGCATTCAACCCAAAAAAACCATGGTTGGTTTATACTACTGAAGTTAACAACAAAAAAAGTATAAAACTATTAGACCTTAAAAAGTTTGAATCTTTAAAATTAATAGAAAGTAAGAATTCAGATTACTTCAACCTAAGTTGGAGTGATGATGGAAAGTCTTTACTTTTTATGGAAAAGGTTAGTTATAGCCAGAAGGAGTATTATACTAATCGTCTTTATAAATTTTCAATGCACACAACTCCCAAGTTAATGTATTTGGATGCATATAAAAATTCAAGTTTCCCAGTTGGTCATACCATATCAAATAGGAAACCCTTTTTATCAGAAAATGGCAATAATGTTTTTTTTTATTTAGAAAAAATACAGAAAAAAAATAATAACTCAAACCCTAGTAAGGTTGAAATATGGAAAGGTAGTGATGCGCTCATCCCAGTTACAAAAAAACATAAAAATAGATCCAATGGCCCTTGGTTGGCCACTTGGGACCTTAAAGCGAACAGTATAACCCCCATTGGAAATCCACAGTATCCAGAGGCTGTTTTGACCGGGAACGAAGAAAATGCAGTGCTTTATAATAATTGGGAACATGAGCCACAGGAAAAAGCCGCTGCCGATATTGACCTTCAGATTTATTCCCTGAAAAAAAAGAGCGTTACCCCCCTGGTCACTAATTTTAAGAATAAAAATGGTCATTTAATTATTTCTAACAATAGCGATTTTATAGTTTATTTTAAAAATAAGGATTGGTGGGTATATAATATTGCAGAAAGTTCACACAAAAACTTGACAGCTGAACTAAACACAACTTTTATAAGAGATTCAACTTATTATAAGTCATCCCGTGTAGCCTACGGTTTCGGCGGTTGGTTGACAGAAAATAATGCTATACTACTATATGATGAGTACGATATATGGTTGATTGAATTGGATGGATCAAGAAAAGTAAAATTAACATCAGGGAATCAAAACAAAATACAGTATCGCTTAAGTAATGTAGGATTAATAAATAGAAAAAGCAATCTAATTAAATACAGTAAGCCTGAGTATAATTTAAAGAAAGGATTAATCTTGAAGGCTACTGGGACACTAGGAAGAACTGGTTACTTGAAGTGGAAAAAAAACAAACCTCTGCAAAAAATAGTGTTTGGAGCATCATATATCTCCGCGATGAAAAAATTAAATAAAACGGGGTATTTATATATTAGGGAAACACAAAACACCCCTCCGCAAATTATCTATAAAAGGAAAGGATCCGAAGAAAAAAAACTCTATCAATCTAACGAAACAGCGGCAAAGCTATTTAAAAGTAAAAGGGAAATTATAGAATATCCAGACCAAAATGGAGAACTTCTCAAAGGCATTCTAATGTACCCTGTTCATTTTGATCCATCAAAAAAATACCCGATGATTGTACAGATATATGAAAAGGTTTCAGAAACGTTTTACAAATTTAAATTGCCCGATAAGCTAAAAGATAATGGGATAAGTAAGCGAACATTTTCTCAGAACGGATACTTTATACTGCTTCCAGACATCTCTTACACAACAGGGAACCCTGGTTTTTCTGCAGTCCACTGTGTAAAATCCGCAGTAAATGAAGCACTTAAATATAACTTTATAAATAAAACCAAAATAGGATTGGCAGGTCATTCATTTGGGGGGTATGAAACTGCCTTTATCATATCACAAACTGATATGTTTGCAGCAGCTGTTGCAAGCAGTGGTATTATGGACTTAACAAGTCTTTATTTTTCAATTGATGAATACTATACTAAAAAATCGACTATGTGGCGTTTCGAAGATGATCAAATGAGATTTGAAAAGCCTTATTTTGAGATTCAAAAAAATTACTTGAATAACTCCCCTATCCAACATGCAAACAAAATCAAAACACCTTTGTTGTTGTGGGCTGGCAAAAAAGATTTATTAGTCGATTACTCACAATCTCTAGAAATGTTTCTTGCTTTGCGTAGGCTAAAAAAAGAAGTTAAAATGTTACTATATGAAGATGAAGGGCATACGTTGTTAAATTTTGAGAATCAAATTAATAATGAAGTTCAAGTTAAAAATTGGTTTGATACTTATTTAAAATAA
- a CDS encoding RagB/SusD family nutrient uptake outer membrane protein, producing the protein MKSLEKAEGLKILLSFTLIILFISCEDYLEVDFPQDQLTGNEVFNNEATATAVLTDMYAKLRDNTLLTGTQGLSYYMGLYADELDYYGSVGNDAFNFYNHTILPTNNSIGSIWNRSYNLIYSSNSLIEGVSNSTSLTEDEKQNLLGEGYFIRGFVHYYLLQLFGDIPYIKTTDYEINNQVKRMTADKVYQNIIEDLVHARDLLSQEYLTGERIRPNKGSASALLARVYLYNGQYSKATMESSLILENNKYSLVSNLDDVFLKNSASTIWQLKPQNGSTTKEGFTFIIPTAPPVDVALRPAFVDSFEIGDNRRSNWVGEVADGTGTYYFPFKYKQRDETGSSLEYSIVFRLAEQYLIRAEARAFENNLVGAKRDLNIIRNRAGLSDTDASTKTDILNAIQKERKFELFTEHGMRWFDLKRTGTANNILSPIKPGWKVTDVLFPLPENELLINQNLQPQNPGY; encoded by the coding sequence ATGAAATCATTAGAAAAAGCAGAAGGTTTAAAAATTCTCCTTTCGTTCACCTTAATTATACTTTTTATTTCCTGTGAGGATTATCTTGAAGTCGATTTTCCACAAGATCAATTGACCGGTAACGAAGTGTTCAACAATGAAGCTACGGCCACCGCAGTGCTTACAGATATGTATGCAAAACTAAGAGATAACACCTTGCTAACAGGTACTCAAGGGTTAAGTTACTATATGGGCCTTTACGCAGATGAACTTGATTATTACGGCTCTGTTGGAAACGATGCCTTTAATTTTTACAACCATACCATCCTTCCCACTAACAATTCGATTGGATCAATTTGGAACAGAAGTTATAATTTAATTTATAGCTCTAATTCACTAATTGAAGGGGTTTCAAATTCAACTTCCCTTACAGAGGATGAAAAACAAAATTTGCTTGGAGAGGGTTATTTCATTCGAGGCTTTGTCCATTACTATCTGCTCCAGCTTTTTGGTGATATACCCTATATAAAAACTACTGATTACGAAATCAATAATCAGGTAAAAAGGATGACCGCAGATAAGGTCTATCAAAATATTATTGAAGATTTGGTTCATGCACGTGATTTACTCTCACAAGAATATTTAACAGGTGAACGTATTAGACCTAACAAAGGGTCAGCTTCTGCTTTATTGGCACGGGTATATTTATATAATGGTCAGTACTCTAAGGCAACAATGGAAAGCTCCCTTATATTGGAAAACAATAAGTATTCTCTCGTGTCTAATCTAGACGATGTCTTTTTAAAAAATAGCGCTTCTACAATTTGGCAGTTAAAACCACAAAATGGTAGTACTACAAAAGAAGGGTTCACTTTTATAATACCAACTGCTCCTCCCGTCGATGTGGCATTGAGGCCAGCTTTTGTTGATAGTTTTGAGATAGGAGATAACAGGAGATCAAATTGGGTTGGAGAAGTCGCAGATGGAACAGGCACTTATTATTTTCCATTTAAATACAAACAACGGGATGAAACAGGAAGTAGCTTGGAATATTCAATAGTTTTCCGGTTGGCAGAACAATATTTAATAAGGGCTGAAGCCAGGGCATTTGAAAATAATCTTGTAGGTGCAAAACGAGATCTGAACATTATAAGGAACCGTGCCGGTCTTTCTGACACAGATGCATCCACAAAGACCGATATACTAAATGCAATTCAAAAGGAGAGAAAGTTTGAACTTTTCACAGAACATGGTATGCGATGGTTTGATTTAAAAAGGACAGGTACCGCAAACAATATTCTCAGCCCCATAAAACCAGGTTGGAAGGTAACGGACGTACTGTTTCCTCTCCCCGAAAATGAATTGCTGATAAATCAAAACCTCCAACCACAAAACCCAGGATATTAA